A genomic region of Bactrocera dorsalis isolate Fly_Bdor chromosome 3, ASM2337382v1, whole genome shotgun sequence contains the following coding sequences:
- the LOC105228470 gene encoding poly(A) polymerase type 3, whose product MTFYQQPDQAKKLYYSKMWNGDYRPENGVSSSTAGHKPNNGNARNGVLQQQRQQNRPQQPQQQNRPQKTQQQHRQQQQHWPQQKPVKQLGLTSAISLAEPSTEELLQTAELNKALEPFDVFETQAELNQRMQILAKLNTLVKQWIKDVSIAKHVPEAAAEKLGGKVYTFGSYRLGVHHRGADIDALCVAPLYVERTDYFTTFFELLKQQAEVTECRAVEEAFVPVIKMKFDDIEIDLLFASLSLKEIPDDFSLSDNNLLRNLDPRSVRSLNGCRVTDEILQLVPNVENFRLTLRAIKLWAKKHGIYSNSLGYFGGVTWAMLVARTCQLYPNATAATLVHKFFLVFSRWQWPHPVLLRQPENVNLRFPVWDPRVNAADRYHLMPIITPAYPQQNSTFNVLESTKKVIVKELNRGLSTLDEIMRGNASWNRLFQAPSFFYTYRHFLVLSASSTTAADQLEWCGLVESRIRLLVANLERNEHISLARVNPKCFDYKKCDAKTQSESGTPTAFQAPFCSMWFIGLEFASAKNLNVNLTACIQTFTDQVMQHAANINMLKYGMQLDTCHVKRKDLSQYLDKDFLKRERKAMEQHTNFENAISAKAKRSSSEMSSEEEGGIAKKSRSSGSEDSS is encoded by the exons ATGACTTTCTATCAACAACCCGATCAAGCAAAAAA ATTATACTACTCCAAGATGTGGAACGGCGACTACCGTCCAGAGAACGGTGTGAGCAGCTCAACGGCTGGACACAAGCCTAACAATGGGAATGCCAGGAATGGTGTTCTGCAGCAGCAACGTCAACAAAATCGAccacaacaaccacagcaacaaAATCGAccacaaaaaacacaacaacaacatcggcaacagcaacagcactgGCCTCAGCAGAAGCCAGTCAAGCAGCTCGGCCTGACGTCCGCCATCAGCTTGGCTGAGCCCAGTACTGAAGAATTGCTGCAGACCGCTGAATTAAACAAAGCTTTAGAACCATTTGATGTGTTCGAAACTCAAGCGGAGCTTAATCAGCGCATGCAAATCTTAGCTAAGCTCAATACGCTGGTCAAGCAGTGGATCAAAGACGTCTCAATAGCAAAGCATGTGCCCGAGGCCGCTGCCGAAAAGTTGGGTGGCAAAGTCTACACTTTCGGTTCATATCGTCTGGGCGTACATCATAGAGGCGCCGATATTGATGCGCTCTGTGTGGCGCCACTTTATGTCGAACGCACGGATTACTTCACCACATTCTTTGAGTTGTTGAAGCAGCAAGCCGAAGTGACCGAGTGCCGTGCGGTGGAAGAGGCCTTTGTGCCggtcataaaaatgaaatttgatgacattgaaattgatttgttgTTTGCGAGTCTGTCGCTCAAGGAGATACCGGACGATTTCAGTTTGAGCGATAATAATTTGCTGCGCAATCTGGATCCGCGTTCGGTGCGCAGTTTGAATGGCTGCCGTGTGACCGACGAAATACTGCAACTAGTGCCGAATGTAGAGAACTTCCGCTTGACGTTGCGAGCGATCAAGTTGTGGGCAAAAA AACATGGCATTTACTCAAATTCGCTGGGATACTTTGGTGGCGTGACATGGGCGATGTTGGTGGCGCGCACCTGTCAGCTTTATCCGAATGCTACGGCCGCCACGCTCGTGCATAAGTTCTTTTTGGTCTTCTCGCGTTGGCAGTGGCCACATCCGGTGCTGCTCAGACAACCCGAAAATGTAAATTTACGGTTTCCGGTGTGGGACCCACGTGTGAACGCTGCGGATCGCTATCATCTGATGCCCATAATAACACCGGCATATCCACAACAAAACTCCACATTCAACGTGTTGGAGTCAACCAAAAAGGTTATAGTTAAGGAACTCAACCGTGGCTTGTCCACGCTCGATGAAATTATGCGCGGAAATGCTTCATGGAACCGACTCTTCCAGGCGCCAAGTTTCTTTTATACATACCGCCACTTTTTGGTGCTTTCAGCCTCCTCAACAACTGCTGCTGATCAGCTGGAGTGGTGTGGCCTAGTCGAATCGCGGATACGCCTATTGGTTGCTAATCTagagcgcaatgaacatatttCATTGGCGCGCGTGAATCCGAAATGTTTCGACTATAAGAAGTGTGATGCAAAGACGCAGAGTGAAAGTGGTACTCCAACAGCTTTCCAAGCACCATTCTGCTCGATGTGGTTCATCGGCTTGGAATTCGCAAGCGCTAAGAATTTGAATGTGAACCTTACAGCGTGTATACAAACCTTCACTGACCAGGTCATGCAGCATGCGGCAAACATAAATATGCTGAAATATGGTATGCAACTTGACACGTGTCACGTGAAGCGTAAGGACCTCTCGCAGTATTTGGATAAGGATTTTTTGAAACGCGAACGCAAAGCCATGGAGCAACATACGAATTTTGAGAATGCAATTTCAGCGAAGGCCAAACGTTCGTCATCCGAGATGTCTTCAGAGGAAGAGGGTGGTATTGCCAAGAAGTCGCGCTCTAGCGGATCGGAAGATAGTTCttag
- the LOC105228396 gene encoding uncharacterized protein LOC105228396 — MHVGGPVQKNSNKLHSKSEPPIVPPANDVTPYYSVQSVDSRTDRSDPRIFLSALPPTPQPSPVQYTNKRNQASASTSTEPPTKPITVEFGARTSSIKEFTLPGTDFGTQTSASLAEGNKSDQTNNEGVDMSVPTPPKVVKYSTVEEAESNITEASADRAETHSSASQFHVYDREPDYAAEAGRVKKLKKLRHKASTPSSIESSFISTQRFSAQPNDAWKESNEEASLESQAYKYFADDPNANRYDKRARGSEPPLTNQNDPNEMPMQGWDELNQPKLDVGSVKRVGSSSSLSSEPYLEAGFPTNLELGDGFLYMTIPPDGGYGWFIVLISFFCQVIVDGIIFSVGILLPYIAEDLGETQTAIVLVASIQVGCYFLAGPVASAFINKYGFRVVALLGAICSIIFILIGTCSYNMAMLIVFYSVLGGPSLSLIWVSSQLIIGYYFERYRPIANGVSCAGAGAGILIFSFMNAQICPEIGWRNTSRIHTALLLLVLIMGITFIEVTPTRIATVKKEEKSSSSSEEIMSVPFSQIRYSRYQQSVTVKPASYERGLEQMIEEYDPESVTKIEKLCPCCFPTRPKTRRKTTETIPSIAEEPDVEPDAEQEAEKRHFLVRIDPIEREDLFYTGAAAYDSDPEVNTRRTSNHLIDIDHRRARTINYSLSVTRSQRSYQQAKRRTLSELRNRHKWPLLAYISPTNWMPPKLLNAFARLFDMNMLKIMEFRILLLSAFFFPMGFNIPFVYSKTRAEVDPFNASLISPTIGLSNFIFRIISGFAANKYRSQTTFLCGGGIVFGGVATLASAFYGEDVVWFQYTYAACYGVAPAFFSTLRAIIYVRALGLDKLTNAFGLTGLAMGLGVFLGTTTAAILNGVTHRYNAAFAFSGLCLITAGVLKLILPSLMRYRAKRLNNS; from the exons ATGCACGTGGGTGGTCCGG tacaaaaaaattcaaataaattgcataGCAAATCAGAACCGCCGATAGTGCCGCCCGCAAATGACGTAACACCTTACTATTCGGTACAAAGTGTTGATTCGCGCACGGATAGATCAGATCCAAGGATATTTCTATCCGCCCTACCGCCAACACCGCAACCTTCACCAGTGCAATACACCAACAAAAGAAACCAAGCATCAGCTTCAACTAGCACAGAACCTCCCACAAAGCCAATTACTGTAGAATTTGGCGCACGGACATCTAGTATTAAAGAATTTACGCTACCGGGCACAGACTTTGGAACCCAAACATCGGCGAGTCTTGCTGAGGGTAATAAATCGGACCAGACTAACAACGAGGGGGTAGATATGAGTGTACCCACACCACCAAAAGTTGTTAAATACAGCACAGTAGAAGAAGCTGAGAGTAATATAACTGAAGCATCAGCTGATCGTGCTGAAACGCATTCATCGGCAAGCCAATTTCATGTATATGATAGAGAGCCAGACTACGCCGCGGAGGCTGGACGAGtcaaaaagttaaagaaactaCGACATAAAGCATCCACGCCATCTAGTATTGAGTCCTCGTTTATAAGTACTCAACGATTTTCAGCACAACCTAATGATGCATGGAAAGAATCAAATGAGGAGGCCAGCCTTGAGAGTCAGGCTTACAAATACTTTGCGGATGATCCCAATGCAAACAGGTATGACAAAAGAGCGAGAGGTAGTGAACCACCGTTAACTAACCAAAATGATCCGAACGAAATGCCAATGCAAGGCTGGGATGAGTTAAATCAACCAAAACTAGATGTTGGAAGCGTCAAGCGTGTTGGCAGTTCTTCATCATTATCTAGTGAACCGTATTTAGAAGCTGGTTTCCCCACCAACTTAGAGCTAGGCGATGGATTC CTCTATATGACAATACCACCGGACGGCGGCTATGGCTGGTTCATTGTGCTTATCTCCTTCTTCTGTCAGGTTATAGTGGATGGCATAATTTTTTCTGTCGGCATATTACTACCCTACATTGCCGAAGATCTGGGCGAGACACAAACTGCCATCGTACTTGTGGCTTCGATACAAGTTG GTTGCTATTTTCTTGCAGGTCCAGTGGCTAGCGCTTTTATCAATAAGTACGGCTTTCGTGTGGTGGCTTTGCTGGGCGCCATCtgttcaattattttcatattgatCGGTACCTGCAGTTATAACATGGCTATGTTAATAGTGTTCTACAGCGTGCTCG GTGGTCCATCGCTGAGCTTAATTTGGGTTTCCTCACAACTCATCATCGGCTATTATTTCGAACGTTATCGTCCCATTGCCAACGGTGTCTCGTGCGCGGGTGCCGGTGCTGGCATCTTGATATTTTCCTTTATGAATGCGCAAATTTGTCCGGAAATTGGTTGGCGTAATACGTCGCGCATACATACGGCATTGCTGTTGCTTGTACTCATAATGGGTATAACATTTATTGAAGTTACGCCGACGCGTATCGCAACGGTGAAGAAG GAAGAAAAGTCGTCTTCTTCAAGTGAGGAAATAATGTCTGTGCCTTTTAGCCAGATACGTTACTCACGATATCAGCAGTCTGTCACCGTAAAACCAGCATCTTACGAAAGGGGTCTGGAGCAGATGATTG AGGAATATGACCCAGAAAGTgttacaaaaatagaaaaactctGCCCCTGCTGCTTTCCCACCCGACCAAAAACGCGTAGAAAAACCACTGAAACCATACCCAGCATTGCAGAGGAACCAGATGTGGAGCCCGATGCAGAACAGGAAGCTGAAAAACGACATTTTCTCGTACGTATAGATCCCATAGAGCGTGAAGACCTCTTTTATACAGGAGCTGCTGCTTACGATAGTGACCCCGAGGTAAATACGCGACGCACAAGCAATCATTTAATCGACATCGATCATCGACGG GCCAGAACCATCAATTATTCGCTATCCGTAACGCGCTCGCAGCGTTCATACCAACAGGCGAAACGCCGTACACTTTCCGAACTGCGAAATCGTCATAAGTGGCCATTGTTGGCTTACATATCGCCGACTAATTGGATGCCACCGAAGCTGCTGAATGCATTTGCACGGCTTTTCGACATGAATATGCTGAAGATTATGGAATTTCGCATACTACTATTGTCGGCGTTCTTCTTTCCCATGGGCTTTAATATACCCTTTGTGTACTCGAAAA cgCGTGCGGAAGTGGATCCATTCAATGCGAGCCTCATTTCACCCACCATTGGTTTGTCCAATTTCATCTTTCGTATTATATCTGGCTTTGCTGCCAATAAATATCGCTCGCAGACTACTTTTTTGTGCGGTGGCGGTATTGTCTTCGGCGGCGTAGCCACATTGGCGAGCGCCTTTTATGGCGAAGATGTTGTCTggtttcaatatacatatgccgCTTGTTATGGTGTGGCGCCAG